The Bradyrhizobium sp. WBAH42 genome includes a window with the following:
- a CDS encoding ATP-binding sensor histidine kinase, with product MILPSLLGAGWAHGLQVLCEEDGILLCRAVRECTEGERKTVLAVLPAAEHPNPQSIDRLTHEFGLMNELDGAWAAKPLELLRDHAKPILLLEDFGGDPLTRLMEAPMEMGDFLCIAVQIAAALGRVHQRGLVHKDIKPANILVNHTRTNVRLTGFGFASRRPRERQSPAAPESIAGTLAYMAPEQTGRMNRSIDSRSDMYSLGVTLYQMLTGSLPFTAADPMELVHCHIARKPTLQSDRSENVPPAVLRIVMKLLAKMAEERYQTAAGAEWDLQRCLTEWERQGRVDDFPLGQHDAPDRLLIPEKLYGRSHQVETLLASFGRVVESGVPELVLVSGYPGVGKSSVVNELHKVQIPSRGLFASGKFDQHKRDVPYATLVQAFQSLVRPLLGKNDAELSGWHRAFLEALGPNGQLMVELIPELELIIGKQLPPPELPPQRAQGRFQEILKRFIGVFARAEHPLVLFLDDLQWLDAATLELLEDLLTRSDLKHLMLIAAYRDNEVDADHPLTRMLHGVKLAGGPVTQITLAPLGREHVGHLLADTLRCEPEQAAPLTKLVLEKTGGNPFFAIQFIFSLVEEALLTFDHAAARWSWDLDRIHAKRYTDNVVDLMLGKLTRLPAATQAALQQMACLGNTAETAMLSIVLGIPEEQVHAALWPSVRQELVEPQPGAYRFLHDRFQEAAYALIPEHDRPAVHLRIGRLLAARTAPEAIEENVFEIVSQLNRGADLITDPEERKKSAELNLLAGRRAKAATAFGMALAHFSTGEAMLSEDRWERAYTLSFALALQRAECEFLTGDHAASKARLAELAGRATTLPDLAAVTRLRMEPNDRDVEIGLAYLRRVGIAWPPQPTLPEVAQEYERMWRQIGPRKIEALLDLPRMTDPIARGTMDVLTVLVSPAWFIDENLRRLIIARMANLSLEFGNSDASCLAYILLGTVLGPDFHDYEAGYQFTQLGLDLVERYGLDRFKSRVYLGFGSWTRHVRTGRPLLRRAFDAAQQDGDFNYASFSRHHLITHLLACGDSLSEVQREAEAGIAFARKMRVDLAVDRIIGQLQLVRALRGLTTKFGSFDDADFSEEQFERRLKADPQLVHAGYWYWVRKLQVRVLADDSTAVTAAENAEELLWTSKALFDRAELHFYAALAQAAHAESASAEKRARRLSALAPHRNQLQQWASICPEDFADRAALVEAEIARIESREFDAMRTYDRAIGAARASGFVHNEAIANELAGRFYLARGFEKIAYVYLRDAHYGYLRWGADAKVKQLERLYPQLHVIEDDRTAAKRSGLVQQLDVTAVVKASQAVSSEIELPRLIESLMKIALQNAGADRGLLILPRHDDFRIEAEAQSSADQFTVSMREALVSGRDCAEALLRYVIRTQKPAIIDDASRPDPLCDAEYVNSRHPRSILCLPLIKQAKLTGLLYFENSLTTHAFTPERVAVLEMLAAQAAISLENTLLYRDLQEREARIRRLVDSSIIGILFWDATGKISYANKAFLSMTGYSKEELMSGAVSWKDMTPPEYENDDAERIEQLRRSGEVAPREKEYLRKDGSRVPVLVGSAAVAGSPDQSISFVLDLTERRRAEAEARESERRYQEMQLELAHANRIATMGQLTSSIAHEVSQPLSAVAISAGAAMNWLRRSPPALEQVQASLEAIANDAHRGGEVISQLRALYRKAPPRKELLNFNEAVEEVIVLTGSEAFKDGISVKAQLADRLPLIKGDRVQLQQVLLNLFVNAIQAMATTADGARDLLITTCLAEPDSVLVQVADTGPGLDPQMLEAVFDAYFTTKPHGMGMGLAICRSIINAHNGRLWASANQPRGVVFQFTLPAGPQDGV from the coding sequence ATGATCCTTCCTTCACTTTTGGGCGCAGGTTGGGCCCATGGACTACAGGTCCTCTGTGAAGAGGATGGAATTCTGTTGTGTCGTGCAGTTCGTGAATGCACTGAGGGCGAGCGCAAGACCGTGCTGGCCGTTCTCCCGGCAGCTGAACATCCGAATCCGCAGAGCATTGATCGCCTCACGCATGAATTCGGATTGATGAACGAGCTGGACGGCGCGTGGGCAGCGAAGCCGCTAGAACTCCTGCGGGATCATGCCAAGCCCATTCTTCTGCTTGAAGATTTCGGCGGCGACCCACTCACCAGGCTGATGGAGGCGCCCATGGAGATGGGTGACTTCCTTTGTATAGCCGTTCAAATCGCAGCGGCCTTGGGCAGAGTCCACCAGCGCGGCCTCGTGCACAAGGACATCAAGCCGGCCAACATTCTGGTGAATCACACCAGGACAAACGTGCGGCTCACCGGATTCGGTTTTGCGTCGCGCCGACCGCGCGAACGACAATCTCCGGCGGCTCCCGAATCCATCGCCGGTACACTCGCCTATATGGCACCCGAGCAGACCGGGCGCATGAACCGATCGATCGACTCCCGCAGCGACATGTATTCGCTCGGCGTCACGCTCTATCAGATGCTGACCGGCTCCCTCCCCTTCACCGCGGCCGACCCCATGGAGTTGGTGCACTGCCACATCGCGAGAAAGCCAACACTGCAAAGCGACAGATCGGAAAATGTCCCACCTGCAGTGTTGCGCATCGTCATGAAGCTGCTCGCCAAGATGGCGGAGGAGCGTTATCAAACTGCGGCCGGCGCCGAATGGGACCTGCAGCGCTGTCTTACGGAGTGGGAGCGCCAGGGCCGCGTCGACGATTTCCCGCTCGGGCAGCACGACGCACCCGACCGGCTGCTGATCCCCGAAAAGCTGTACGGAAGGTCGCACCAGGTTGAGACATTGCTCGCCTCCTTTGGCCGCGTCGTCGAGAGCGGCGTACCTGAATTGGTGCTGGTCTCGGGATATCCCGGCGTCGGCAAATCCTCGGTGGTCAATGAACTGCACAAGGTGCAGATCCCCTCACGCGGGCTGTTCGCGTCGGGCAAATTCGACCAGCACAAACGCGACGTGCCCTATGCGACACTCGTGCAGGCGTTCCAGAGCCTCGTTCGCCCCCTGCTTGGTAAGAACGACGCGGAGCTGAGCGGCTGGCACCGCGCGTTTCTGGAGGCGCTCGGTCCCAATGGACAGCTGATGGTCGAGCTGATCCCGGAGCTCGAGCTCATCATCGGCAAACAGCTTCCGCCTCCGGAGCTTCCGCCGCAGCGGGCGCAAGGCCGCTTCCAAGAGATATTGAAGCGGTTCATCGGCGTGTTCGCCCGCGCCGAACATCCGCTGGTGCTCTTTCTCGACGATCTCCAATGGCTCGATGCTGCGACGCTCGAGCTGCTTGAGGATCTTTTGACGCGGTCAGATTTGAAGCACCTGATGTTGATCGCCGCCTATCGGGACAACGAGGTTGATGCCGATCATCCCCTGACGCGCATGCTCCACGGGGTCAAGCTCGCGGGCGGGCCGGTCACCCAGATCACGCTTGCGCCGCTTGGCCGCGAGCACGTCGGGCATTTGCTCGCGGACACGCTTCGCTGCGAGCCGGAGCAGGCGGCACCGCTCACCAAGTTGGTGCTCGAGAAGACCGGAGGCAATCCGTTCTTTGCTATTCAATTCATCTTCTCGCTAGTCGAAGAAGCATTGCTCACCTTCGACCACGCCGCTGCACGCTGGTCTTGGGATCTCGATCGCATTCACGCCAAGCGATATACCGATAATGTCGTGGACCTCATGCTCGGAAAGCTTACTCGCCTTCCGGCTGCGACACAGGCCGCCCTGCAGCAGATGGCCTGCCTCGGCAACACCGCCGAGACCGCAATGCTGTCGATCGTGCTTGGAATTCCGGAGGAGCAGGTCCATGCCGCGCTATGGCCGTCGGTTCGTCAGGAATTGGTCGAGCCGCAGCCAGGCGCCTATCGGTTCCTCCACGACCGATTTCAGGAGGCGGCCTACGCACTGATCCCCGAGCACGACCGGCCGGCAGTCCATCTGCGGATCGGCCGACTGCTGGCGGCACGGACCGCACCGGAAGCGATCGAGGAAAACGTCTTCGAAATTGTCAGCCAGCTCAATCGCGGAGCTGACTTGATCACCGATCCGGAGGAACGGAAAAAATCGGCCGAGTTGAACCTGTTGGCCGGCCGGCGCGCGAAGGCTGCAACCGCGTTCGGCATGGCGCTCGCGCACTTCAGCACCGGTGAGGCGATGTTGTCGGAAGACCGTTGGGAGCGGGCTTACACGCTCAGTTTTGCGCTCGCCTTGCAGCGCGCCGAGTGCGAATTCTTGACCGGCGACCACGCCGCCTCGAAAGCGCGCCTTGCTGAACTGGCGGGCCGTGCCACCACCCTACCCGATTTGGCTGCCGTTACCCGGCTGCGGATGGAACCGAACGACCGGGATGTCGAAATCGGCCTCGCCTATCTGCGCCGCGTCGGCATCGCATGGCCCCCGCAGCCCACATTACCGGAGGTCGCGCAGGAATATGAGCGGATGTGGCGGCAAATCGGCCCGCGCAAGATCGAGGCGCTGCTGGACTTGCCCCGGATGACCGATCCGATTGCGCGCGGCACCATGGACGTCCTCACCGTCCTGGTGTCGCCCGCCTGGTTCATCGACGAGAACCTGCGTCGCCTCATCATCGCGCGCATGGCGAATCTGAGCCTGGAATTCGGCAACTCGGATGCGTCGTGCCTCGCCTATATCCTGCTCGGCACCGTGCTTGGGCCTGACTTTCACGATTACGAGGCGGGTTACCAGTTCACGCAGCTCGGCCTTGACCTGGTCGAAAGATACGGATTGGACCGCTTCAAATCACGCGTCTATCTCGGCTTCGGCAGCTGGACACGGCATGTCCGGACGGGGCGGCCGCTGCTGCGGCGGGCCTTCGACGCGGCACAGCAGGATGGCGACTTCAACTATGCGAGCTTTAGCCGCCACCACCTCATCACGCACCTTCTCGCCTGTGGCGATTCGCTCTCCGAGGTGCAACGGGAAGCGGAGGCCGGAATCGCGTTCGCGCGGAAGATGCGGGTTGACCTCGCGGTAGACAGAATCATTGGGCAGCTGCAGCTGGTGCGGGCGCTCCGCGGCTTAACGACAAAATTCGGTAGCTTCGATGATGCCGATTTCAGCGAAGAGCAGTTCGAACGACGTCTGAAGGCTGACCCGCAGCTGGTGCATGCCGGCTATTGGTACTGGGTCCGCAAGCTGCAGGTGCGCGTCCTTGCCGACGATTCGACCGCGGTCACGGCGGCGGAGAACGCGGAAGAACTGTTGTGGACCTCCAAGGCCCTGTTCGATCGGGCGGAGCTGCACTTTTATGCGGCGCTGGCGCAGGCAGCTCACGCCGAGTCTGCATCCGCTGAGAAGCGAGCCCGGCGTCTTAGTGCGCTGGCACCTCACCGCAATCAGCTTCAGCAATGGGCGAGCATTTGCCCGGAGGATTTCGCGGACCGCGCCGCACTCGTTGAGGCGGAGATCGCGCGTATCGAGTCGCGCGAGTTCGATGCAATGCGCACTTACGATCGCGCTATCGGCGCGGCGCGCGCAAGCGGCTTTGTCCATAACGAGGCTATCGCCAACGAGCTCGCCGGACGGTTCTATTTGGCGAGGGGGTTCGAGAAGATCGCTTATGTCTATCTGCGCGACGCACATTATGGATATCTCCGTTGGGGCGCCGACGCCAAGGTGAAGCAGCTCGAACGGCTTTACCCGCAACTGCACGTGATAGAAGACGATCGCACCGCCGCGAAGAGGAGCGGCTTGGTCCAGCAACTGGACGTCACCGCCGTCGTGAAGGCGTCGCAGGCTGTATCAAGTGAGATCGAACTGCCGAGGCTCATCGAGTCGTTGATGAAGATCGCGCTGCAAAACGCCGGAGCAGATCGCGGCCTGCTGATTTTGCCGCGCCACGACGACTTCCGGATCGAGGCCGAGGCCCAGTCGAGCGCTGATCAGTTCACCGTCTCGATGCGCGAGGCCCTCGTCTCCGGTCGCGATTGTGCGGAGGCGCTGCTGCGATATGTCATTCGCACGCAAAAGCCTGCCATCATCGATGACGCATCGCGGCCTGATCCACTGTGCGACGCCGAATATGTGAATAGCCGGCACCCCAGATCGATCCTCTGCCTGCCGCTGATCAAGCAGGCCAAGCTGACCGGTTTGCTCTATTTCGAGAATAGCCTGACCACACACGCATTCACGCCAGAACGTGTCGCGGTGCTGGAAATGCTGGCAGCTCAGGCCGCGATTTCGCTTGAGAACACCCTTCTGTACCGAGACCTGCAGGAACGCGAGGCCCGCATCCGACGACTCGTCGATTCCAGCATCATCGGAATTCTATTCTGGGATGCTACCGGAAAAATCAGCTACGCCAACAAGGCCTTCCTGAGCATGACCGGCTATTCCAAGGAAGAACTGATGTCGGGAGCGGTGAGCTGGAAGGATATGACGCCGCCGGAATACGAAAATGACGATGCCGAGCGAATTGAGCAACTTCGCCGGTCGGGAGAGGTCGCCCCCCGGGAGAAGGAGTACCTTAGAAAGGACGGCAGCCGGGTTCCGGTGCTGGTCGGCTCGGCCGCAGTGGCCGGATCCCCCGATCAGAGCATCTCTTTCGTACTCGATCTGACAGAACGAAGGCGGGCCGAAGCCGAAGCGCGCGAGAGCGAGAGGCGCTATCAAGAAATGCAGCTTGAGCTGGCGCACGCGAACCGGATCGCAACCATGGGACAGCTCACCTCATCGATCGCCCATGAGGTTAGCCAACCCCTCAGCGCTGTTGCCATCAGCGCCGGCGCAGCCATGAACTGGCTGCGCAGGAGCCCCCCGGCTCTCGAACAAGTGCAAGCTTCATTGGAGGCCATCGCCAATGACGCACATCGCGGCGGCGAAGTGATTAGCCAACTTCGTGCCCTCTACAGGAAGGCGCCGCCACGGAAGGAGCTCCTGAATTTTAATGAAGCGGTCGAAGAGGTGATTGTCCTGACCGGTAGCGAGGCGTTCAAAGATGGGATTTCGGTGAAGGCGCAACTCGCGGACCGTTTGCCTCTCATCAAGGGCGATCGAGTGCAGTTGCAGCAGGTTCTGCTCAACCTCTTCGTCAACGCGATTCAGGCCATGGCCACAACGGCCGATGGAGCGCGAGATCTGCTCATTACCACCTGCTTGGCCGAACCGGACTCCGTGCTTGTGCAGGTTGCCGATACTGGGCCCGGACTCGATCCACAAATGCTCGAAGCTGTCTTCGATGCATATTTCACCACCAAGCCTCACGGAATGGGAATGGGTCTGGCAATCTGTCGTTCAATCATCAATGCGCACAATGGACGCTTATGGGCGAGCGCCAACCAGCCGCGCGGCGTCGTTTTTCAATTCACGTTGCCGGCGGGTCCGCAGGACGGAGTCTGA
- a CDS encoding VCBS domain-containing protein: MATQTTGGGSTVSFGNTPQANSDIFSFTEEASDILILNVLANDLGGAAKTLFSLDDGTSASASTKSYAPADLLVKDVAYSSDAAGMAGTRDRSALGARIWIESDGTVHYDKGDINAQLQALAVGQMLTDTFTYAIQLGNGTLSWATVTLQFNGANDSVFATSSPQSGSVVEDANATPDLSDSQSAAGTISFNDADLSDTHSASFAAASSNTTSLGTFSLDPVNEAANAANGAVQWHYNLNNAAAQYLAAGQTVTESFVVTIEDGHGSTATQTVTVTITGTNDAATVSSEAKSITEGNAGAALNTSGQLTIVDPDTGQAHVVAQSNVPGTYGDFTIDANGAWSYTGNGAHNELTAGQQVAWRER, translated from the coding sequence ATGGCGACGCAGACAACGGGCGGCGGCAGCACGGTTTCGTTCGGCAATACTCCGCAAGCTAACTCGGACATTTTCTCGTTTACGGAAGAGGCCAGCGACATTCTCATCTTGAACGTGCTGGCAAATGACCTCGGGGGCGCGGCCAAGACGCTGTTTTCGCTGGACGACGGCACGAGCGCCTCCGCGTCCACCAAGAGCTACGCACCTGCTGACCTGCTGGTCAAGGACGTGGCGTACAGCAGTGACGCCGCCGGCATGGCTGGAACCCGTGACCGCAGCGCGCTCGGTGCCCGCATCTGGATCGAGTCGGACGGCACCGTTCATTACGACAAGGGCGACATCAACGCTCAGCTTCAGGCGCTGGCGGTCGGGCAAATGTTGACTGACACATTCACCTACGCAATCCAACTGGGCAATGGCACGCTCAGCTGGGCGACGGTGACACTCCAGTTCAACGGCGCAAACGATTCGGTCTTCGCCACATCAAGTCCACAGAGCGGCTCGGTGGTAGAAGACGCGAATGCCACACCGGATCTCTCGGATTCGCAGAGCGCGGCCGGCACTATCAGCTTCAACGACGCCGATCTCAGCGACACGCATTCGGCCTCGTTCGCGGCAGCCTCTTCCAACACGACTTCGCTCGGCACTTTCTCGCTCGATCCCGTCAACGAGGCGGCCAATGCCGCCAACGGCGCGGTGCAGTGGCACTACAATTTGAACAACGCGGCTGCGCAATACCTCGCCGCGGGCCAGACCGTCACCGAGAGCTTCGTGGTGACGATCGAGGACGGTCACGGCTCGACAGCTACCCAGACGGTGACGGTCACGATCACCGGCACCAACGATGCGGCCACGGTCTCATCCGAGGCGAAGTCCATTACCGAGGGCAATGCCGGCGCCGCACTTAACACGAGCGGCCAGCTGACGATTGTGGATCCCGACACGGGTCAGGCCCATGTCGTAGCGCAGAGCAATGTTCCCGGGACCTACGGCGACTTCACGATCGATGCCAACGGCGCCTGGAGCTACACCGGCAATGGCGCCCATAACGAGCTCACCGCCGGCCAGCAGGTGGCGTGGCGGGAAAGGTAA
- a CDS encoding DUF2188 domain-containing protein: protein MVRIQHIVTLHNDEWRVFVNGKHSAPYATQKEAIRAAVDAAHVDGKAGHDAQVLVQAKTTNLESSGHMATTHTHQPANRGRHMGSAPTNPGRLPCSSSPRYLVVPFGSSASQRAEVASLATYEGDG from the coding sequence ATGGTTCGTATTCAACATATCGTCACACTCCACAATGACGAATGGAGGGTTTTCGTAAATGGCAAGCACTCCGCCCCATACGCTACTCAAAAAGAGGCAATCCGCGCCGCGGTCGATGCCGCCCACGTGGACGGAAAGGCAGGGCACGACGCTCAGGTTCTGGTTCAAGCGAAAACCACCAATTTAGAATCGAGTGGACATATGGCCACGACCCATACCCACCAGCCGGCTAATCGCGGACGACATATGGGATCGGCGCCGACCAATCCTGGTAGGTTGCCTTGCAGTTCTTCTCCGCGATACTTGGTAGTACCCTTTGGGAGTTCAGCCTCTCAGCGGGCCGAGGTGGCCAGCCTTGCTACCTACGAGGGCGACGGCTGA